The genomic region CGACGTGCACGTGTTGCTGTCGCACCTGCACGCTGATCACTGCCTGGACCTGCCCGGACTCTTTGTGTGGCGGCGCTATCACCCGTCACCGGCGCAGGATCGCGGCGTGTTGTACGGTCCGGCCAACACGTGGGCCCGACTCGGCGCGGCGTCTTCGCCGGAAGGCGGAGAGATCGACGACTTCTCCGACGTCTTCGAGATCCGGCACTGGGTCGACAACGAGGCGGTCACCATCGGCACGCTCACCGTCACGCCGAAACTCGTCTGTCACCCGACCGAGTCGTACGGCCTGCGGATCGTCGATCGAGACGGTGCGACACTGGTCTACAGCGGGGACACCGGTTACTGCGACGCGTTGATCGACCTGGCGCGCGACGCGGACGTGTTCCTCTGCGAAGCGTCGTGGACACACTCGCCGGACCGGCCGCCGCGGCTGCACCTCTCGGGCGCCGAAGCCGGCCGTGCCGCCAAGCGGGCCGGTGTGAAAGAACTGCTGCTGACCCACATTCCGCCGTGGACGTCGCGCGAGGACGTCATCAGCGAAGCCAAGGCGGAGTTCGACGGCCCGGTGCACGCGGTGGTGTGCAACGAGGCGTTCGACGTCGCACGCGCCTGACGTGTCCGGGCCACCGGATAGGGTTGGGCCCGTGTCCAGACGAGAAGACGGCCGGCTCGACGATGAGCTGAGGCCGGTTCGCATCACCCGCGGGTTCACCACCCATCCGGCCGGTTCGGTGCTGGTCGAGTTCGGTGAGACCCGCGTGATGTGCACCGCGAGCGTCACCGAAGGGGTCCCGCGCTGGCGCAAGGGCTCGGGCAAGGGCTGGCTGACGGCGGAGTACGCGATGCTGCCGGCCGCCACCCATGACCGATCGGACCGCGAGTCGGTCAAGGGCCGGCTTGGTGGGCGCACCCAGGAGATCAGCCGGCTGATCGGTCGGTCGCTGCGCGCCTGCATCGACCTCGCGGCGCTGGGCGAGAACACCATCGCGATCGACTGCGACGTGTTGCAGGCCGACGGGGGTACGCGTACGGCCGCGGTCACCGGCGCCTATGTCGCGCTGACCGACGCGGTGACCTACCTGTCCGCTGCAGGCAAGCTGTCCGATCCGCGACCGCTGTCGTGCGCGATCGCCGCGGTGAGCGTCGGGGTGGTCGACGGCCGCATCCGCGTCGACCTGCCCTACAGCGAGGACTCCCGCGCCGAGGTCGACATGAACGTCGTAGCCACCGACACCGGCACGCTGGTGGAGATCCAGGGCACCGGTGAGGGCGCGACGTTCCCGCGCTCAACGCTGGACAAGATGCTCGACGCCGCGATGGGCGCCTGCGAGAAGATCTTCGAGATCCAACGCGATGCGCTGGAGCTGCCCTATCCTGGCGTGCTGCCAGAGCCGAAGGACCCGCCGAAGAAAGCCTTCGGCAGCTGACGAATCCGGCCATGGTGAGGTTGTTCGGTATTTCGCTGGTATTTCTGCTGTCCGGTTGTGGGCTGTTCTCCGGGCAAGCCGACTCACCCGACTTCGCCAATAGCTCTGCGATACAGCGCGCACTCGGCGCCTCGGGTCTCATGTGCCACAGCTACCAACCGGTGCGTGGTGAAGACCTCGAGCCGGGTATGGAGAGCGCTGTCGATGTCGGCGAATGCGAGATCGACGATGAGACTCCGAGGCTGGTCGTCTGGACGGACAACGACCAAAAGGACGATTGGGCGGACACGAGCCGGCAGATCGGTTGCGCGATGTCTGAGGGATCGGGCGACTCGGCCTTCGACTACGTAGCCGGTGAGCGTTGGTCCATTTCGGATGCGTCGCAGAAACTCGCCAACAAGATCGCGGACGCCATCGGGGGCGAAGTCGTCCACGTCGAATGCGAGCAGGGGTGACCGAGTTGCTGGTCGCCAGCCGCAACCGCAAGAAGCTGGCTGAGTTGCATCGCGTGCTCGACGCCGCCGGCGTGACGGGTCTGAGCCTGCTGTCGCTCGACGACGTGCCGCCGTTCGAGGAAGCACCGGAGACCGGTGCGACGTTCGAGGAGAATGCGTTGGCCAAGGCGCGCGACGCGTTTCACTCCACCGGGTTGGCGTCGGTGGCCGACGATTCCGGGCTTGCAGTCGACGCGCTGAACGGGATGCCCGGCGTGCTGTCGGCGCGGTGGTCGGGCGCGCACGGCGATGACGCCGCCAACACCGCCCTGCTGCTGGGACAGCTGCTTGATGTGCCGGATTCGCGGCGCGGCGCCGCCTTCGTGTCGGCCTGCGCATTGGTGCACGGGGCCGGCGAACTGGTGGTGCGTGCCGAATGGCCGGGAAGCATCGTCCGTGAGCCGCGCGGCGACGGCGGCTTCGGCTACGACCCGGTGTTCCTGCCGGAGGGCGCGACGCGCACCGCAGCGGAGCTGACGTCCGACGAGAAGGATGCGGCGTCGCATCGGGGCCGCGCGCTGGCGTTGCTGCTGCCCGCGCTGCGAGAGCTGGCCTGACGAACGTGAGCGGGGTGAACGGCCACAGGCCGTGCGAGATTTTGCATAGCCGATCTAATCGGTAGCATCCTCCCGGTGCGTGGTCGTGGTGAGCCGACGAAGACGCGGCATCCGGCAGTGCTGGTCGCCGTGCTCGCCGCCGCGGGCATCAGCGTCTCGCTGATGCAGACGTTGATCATCCCGCTGATCCCCGAGCTGCCGAACCTGCTGCGCACGAGCCCGGCCAACGCGTCGTGGACGATCACCGCCACACTGCTCACGGCCGCCGTGGCGACGCCGGTGTTCGGACGGCTCGGCGACATGTACGGACCCAAGCCGATCCTGATCGCCTCTGCCGCGCTGCTGACGTCCGGGTCGCTGCTGGCCGCAGTGACGAGCGAGCTGCTACCGCTCATCGTCGGCAGAGCGTTGCAGGGCTTCGGGTTGCCGATCATCCCGCTGGGCATCAGCGTGCTGCGCGCGGCCGTGCCAGCCGAGAAGGTCGGTGCCGCAATGGGTTTGATGAGCTCGTCGCTCGGTGTGGGCGGCGCCCTGGGACTTCCGCTGTCGGCGGTCATCGCGGAGAACTTCGACTGGCACATGCTGTTCTGGGTGTCGGCGGGCCTCGGCGCCGGCGGTGTGCTGGTCTTCTCGCTGCTGGTGCCGAGCATCCCTGCCCGCTCGGGCGACCGGCTGGATCCGATCGGCACGCTGGGCCTGGCTGTGGGTCTGGTGTCCCTGCTGCTGGCGATCTCCAAGGGCTCCGGGTGGGGCTGGACGAGTGGCGTGACGCTGGGACTGTTCGGCGGTTCGGTGGTGGTCTTCGCGCTGTTCGGGTGGTGGCAGTTGCGGGTGCCGTCGCCGACGGTCGACCTGCGCACCACGATGCGGCGGCCGGTGTTGACGACGAACGTCGCGTCGATCGCCGTCGGGTTCGCGCTGTTCGCGATGTCGCTGATCGCCCCGCAGATCCTTCAGCTACCCACCGAGACCGGCTACGGCCTCGGCCAGTCGATGCTGCACACGGGTCTGTGGATGGCACCGGGCGGGCTGGCGATGATGCTGGCGTCGCCCATCGCCGCGCGCGTGGCCGGTGTTCGCGGGCCGCGGTTCACCCTGATCGCCGGGTCGGCCATGGTGGCGGGCGGCTACCTCTCCGGGCTCTGGCTGATGAACAGTCCCTGGCAGCTGTGCGTGTTCAGCGTCCTGGTCAGTCTCGGCGTCGGCTTTGCGTTCTCGTCGCTGCCCGCGCTTGTCAACGCGGCCGTGCCGGTCTCGGAGACGGCGGCGGCCAACGGCATCAACGCGCTGGCGCGGTCGTTGGGCACCTCGATCTCGAGTGCGGTGATCGGTGCGGTGCTCGCGGCCATGACCGTCACGGTTGCGGGGGATAAGGTGCCGTCACTGGCGGGATTGCAGGCGGCGCTGATGGTCGCAGCGGGCGCCGCCGTGGTCGCCGCGCTGATCGCGTTCGCCATCCCGAAGCGAGAGGACCCGGTCACGGTGCCGGCAGCCGACCTGGCGCTGGTTAAAGACCGTAGCGGTCCTTAATCTCCCTGGTCTGCACCTGCTCGACGATGATGCCAACGAGCGGGATCGTGCCCGCTAGCAGCACACCGATCGTCTTGCCGATGGGCCAGCGCACCTTGACCGCGAGGTTGGCGGTGAACAGCAGGTAGACGAAGTACACCCAGCCGTGGACGACGGCGATCCAGTTCAGGTCCTCCACGCCGTAGACGTACTTCATCACCATCTCGTAGCACAGCGCGATCAGCCAGATGCCCGTCGTCCAAGCCAGCACGCGGTAGCCGAGCAGCGCCTTGCGGATCGATTCGGCGGAGGTAGTCTGCGGTTCGGTCATGGGGCCGGGTGTTCCTTGTCTTTCTTCGCGAGGTCTTTCTTCGCGAGGTCTTTCTTCGCGAGTTCGGCCAGGTAGGCGTTGTACTCGCGCAGGGCGGGATCGTCATCGTATTGGCTTGCCGGGCGCGGCTTCTCCGGCAGAAGACCGTCGGGTATCTCGGTCACGGTGTCTCGCTTGACCGGTTCGGGCGGGGCTTCCTCGTAGCGCACGAACTTGTAGTAGGCGTACACGACGAAGCCCGCGAACATCGGCCACTGCAGGGCATAGCCCAGGTTCTGGAAACTGCCGGAGGCCGATTCGAAGCGGGTCCACTGCCACCAGGCCAGCGCCAGGCAGCCGGCGGCGCCGATGATCGCCAGGACGATGAGCGCCGGCCTCCTACGCCGTGTAGTGGACACCGTCCAACGGTACCGCGCGCACACCTCCGTGCAGCCGTCCGACCTGCCCGCGGACGGCGACTGACACACCCGATGGTGCTCAAGCCAGGCGCCGGTACTGACAATTCCGGGTTCGGCGGGCGCGGTACGATCGCCTCACCGCGGGCGTGATGGAACTGGCAGACATGCGGGCTTTAGGTGCCCGTGTTCGAAAGAACGTGTGGGTTCGAGTCCCACCGCCCGCACTCAGTTCGATAGCAGAGTCCTACACCGGGGTCGTGATACATGGGCGAGGGTGACGGCCCCCATGCAGAAATCGTGGTCAGGCGCGCTGGGCGAAGTACTTCTGCCCCTCGCCGGGGATCCGGCCGAAGCCTGCCTTCAGCAGTGGCGCAAGGACTTTGACCGGCAGCGCAGTCGCCTTCTTCGGTTCGAGCGCCAGCACCCACGTGAAGCGGGTCCCCCCAGCATTGGGTTCGACGATGTAGTCCTCGGCGAACCGAGTGAACACCGGCAGCGTCGACTCGTAGACATAGAACGAGTGGCGGTGTCCCTCGTCCCAGCGGAAGTAGCGCTCGCGCATCGTCGCCCCGCCGGGCGCCACCACGTCGCGGGTCGTGCCGATGCCGAACGGGCGCGAGGACGTCCACGTCACCCTCCGGATCGACGGACCCCACGCCGCGATCGATTCATCGGAGGTCAGCGACTCCCACACCTGATCGGGGGTCGCGGCGTAGCGCTTCTCGTATCGGAAGACGTGCGGAGCCGACGAAAGGAAGTCGGCATCGGCGGGTTGGAGCGGATACCAGCGGGCCATAGCTGCTCATCATGGCAGCAGTCCGGCGCTACTGGTCCCTACTCTGCGCTCCGAAACAGACGAGGCTGGCGACGAAGCTGAACGTCGCGATCGTCCCGGACAGGGCAGCCAAGGGAGCGTCCGCCCCACCCCAGCTCGCCAGGCACACCGCGACGGCGATGATCGCGGTGAAGATCAGGAACAGTCCGGTGGTGGCAACTGCTTCGGCGTTCGAACTCTCGGCGGGGGCGAGGGCACGCTCGCGCATCAACGTCTCCTACGGGCTGACGGAACTCTGATGCGCTGTTACTGCCCGGTATTGACGGTGTTGAAACCAAACGATGCAGATTCGCCGGGTTCAGCCGACCTTCCTGACCGACGTGCTGTTGCGTTCGGCCAGCGATCGCAGCTGCCGCAGCGCGAACTGGCGGGCACGGCCGGTCTTCGGGATGAAGATGCCTGCCCAGAGGCCCTCGGCGCCGGGAGTCTGGCACGCCTCTTGGGCGCACACCCAGCGGCGCGGACAGACCCTGCAGAGTTCTTTGGCGCCTTCGTCGGCGGTGACGGCCCACCGGTCTGGGTCCTGCGTGCAGGCACCGAGGGGCGCCCCGTCGAGTGCGAGGGGAAGTGCCGGCGCGAGGGCACCGGCGGCCGTGACGGGTCCGCTGCGACTCGCGGCGGTGGGCCCACGGCCCGTGGTGCGCCCGTCGCCTGCCATTGCATCTCCTCCCGATATGCTTGAAGCGCTCACCGGCCTGGCCGACAATACACTTGTATCGGTTCTTAACGATACAGACGTTTACGGATACGGTGGAATCGTGCCTAGCTTCACCTGCGGCAATTGATGGCGGCTCAACCGCCCGAGCCGTCCGACGGCCGCACGCCCTCGAGCGTGGACCGGATTCGGGACGCGGCGCTGAAGTGCTTTGCGGATCGGGGCACGGCGGCGACGTCGTTGCGCACCGTCGCCGCCGAGGCGGGAGTGTCCCTTGGTCTCGTCCAGCATCACTTCGTGACCAAGGCGAATCTCATCAAGGCCGTTGACGACCATGTGCTCGAGGTGATGAGCACCACACTCGCCGAGCCGATCCCCGATCCGCCTGCGGACTCGATCGCCGACGTCGGGCGGCGGGTGACCTGGCTGATCTCCGAACAGCCCGACGTGTGCGCCTACGTCGGTCGGGCGCTCACCGACGGCAGCCCGGTCGGCAGCCAGGTGTTCGACTCGCTCGCGCACTTGGGGGAGGCCCGGTGGAAGACCAGGGAGCAGCAGGGCCTGACACGACCCGACTTGGACGCCACCTGGGGGATGCTCAACCCGCTGGTGCTCGCCCTGGGCACCTGGGTGCTGCGCGGTCACGTCGAACGCCATCTACCCGAAGCGTTGACCACGCCTGCACAGCTCGAGCGGTGGCAGAACTCCGTCGACTCCCTCCTTCGTCAAGGTCAGCTCCGTCCCGACTCGTGATCACCGGCGGAGGCATCACACAGGTGCGCCCCCGACCCGCTTGCGATAGGTCGTCGGCGTCTCACCGCTGAATTGGGTGAACGCCCGGGTGAACGAGCTGAGGCTGTCGAAGCCCACGGCCGACGACGTCTGACGCACCGACTGCCCCGGGGCCGCCAGCAGTGCCATCGCCCGCAGCATGCGTGCGTGCAATAGGTAGGTACGCCAGGACAGCCCGATCGAGTCCTGGAATAGACGCCGCAGTGTGCGTTCGGACACAGCCACCGCCCGGCTCACATCCGCGGCCGTGACGCAGTCGAGGTGTTTCTT from Mycobacterium sp. IDR2000157661 harbors:
- a CDS encoding cyclic nucleotide-degrading phosphodiesterase, translating into MSVRITVLGCSGSVVGPDSPASGYLVTAPETPPLVLDFGGGVLGALQRHADPNDVHVLLSHLHADHCLDLPGLFVWRRYHPSPAQDRGVLYGPANTWARLGAASSPEGGEIDDFSDVFEIRHWVDNEAVTIGTLTVTPKLVCHPTESYGLRIVDRDGATLVYSGDTGYCDALIDLARDADVFLCEASWTHSPDRPPRLHLSGAEAGRAAKRAGVKELLLTHIPPWTSREDVISEAKAEFDGPVHAVVCNEAFDVARA
- the rph gene encoding ribonuclease PH, producing MSRREDGRLDDELRPVRITRGFTTHPAGSVLVEFGETRVMCTASVTEGVPRWRKGSGKGWLTAEYAMLPAATHDRSDRESVKGRLGGRTQEISRLIGRSLRACIDLAALGENTIAIDCDVLQADGGTRTAAVTGAYVALTDAVTYLSAAGKLSDPRPLSCAIAAVSVGVVDGRIRVDLPYSEDSRAEVDMNVVATDTGTLVEIQGTGEGATFPRSTLDKMLDAAMGACEKIFEIQRDALELPYPGVLPEPKDPPKKAFGS
- the rdgB gene encoding RdgB/HAM1 family non-canonical purine NTP pyrophosphatase, encoding MRAGVTELLVASRNRKKLAELHRVLDAAGVTGLSLLSLDDVPPFEEAPETGATFEENALAKARDAFHSTGLASVADDSGLAVDALNGMPGVLSARWSGAHGDDAANTALLLGQLLDVPDSRRGAAFVSACALVHGAGELVVRAEWPGSIVREPRGDGGFGYDPVFLPEGATRTAAELTSDEKDAASHRGRALALLLPALRELA
- a CDS encoding MFS transporter, with product MRGRGEPTKTRHPAVLVAVLAAAGISVSLMQTLIIPLIPELPNLLRTSPANASWTITATLLTAAVATPVFGRLGDMYGPKPILIASAALLTSGSLLAAVTSELLPLIVGRALQGFGLPIIPLGISVLRAAVPAEKVGAAMGLMSSSLGVGGALGLPLSAVIAENFDWHMLFWVSAGLGAGGVLVFSLLVPSIPARSGDRLDPIGTLGLAVGLVSLLLAISKGSGWGWTSGVTLGLFGGSVVVFALFGWWQLRVPSPTVDLRTTMRRPVLTTNVASIAVGFALFAMSLIAPQILQLPTETGYGLGQSMLHTGLWMAPGGLAMMLASPIAARVAGVRGPRFTLIAGSAMVAGGYLSGLWLMNSPWQLCVFSVLVSLGVGFAFSSLPALVNAAVPVSETAAANGINALARSLGTSISSAVIGAVLAAMTVTVAGDKVPSLAGLQAALMVAAGAAVVAALIAFAIPKREDPVTVPAADLALVKDRSGP
- a CDS encoding DUF3817 domain-containing protein; this encodes MTEPQTTSAESIRKALLGYRVLAWTTGIWLIALCYEMVMKYVYGVEDLNWIAVVHGWVYFVYLLFTANLAVKVRWPIGKTIGVLLAGTIPLVGIIVEQVQTREIKDRYGL
- a CDS encoding SRPBCC family protein, translating into MARWYPLQPADADFLSSAPHVFRYEKRYAATPDQVWESLTSDESIAAWGPSIRRVTWTSSRPFGIGTTRDVVAPGGATMRERYFRWDEGHRHSFYVYESTLPVFTRFAEDYIVEPNAGGTRFTWVLALEPKKATALPVKVLAPLLKAGFGRIPGEGQKYFAQRA
- a CDS encoding TetR/AcrR family transcriptional regulator codes for the protein MDRIRDAALKCFADRGTAATSLRTVAAEAGVSLGLVQHHFVTKANLIKAVDDHVLEVMSTTLAEPIPDPPADSIADVGRRVTWLISEQPDVCAYVGRALTDGSPVGSQVFDSLAHLGEARWKTREQQGLTRPDLDATWGMLNPLVLALGTWVLRGHVERHLPEALTTPAQLERWQNSVDSLLRQGQLRPDS